Proteins co-encoded in one Pirellulales bacterium genomic window:
- a CDS encoding AAA family ATPase, which translates to MLERIHVENYKCLRDVTVDLGDFTVLIGPNDSGKSSFLEVVQTFGRLARQDFAGTFAGDRTLANLVWHKDSSRQIVLGVAGITSEHRFSYQLEVPVDGSPQRESLEWDGQRLFWTEEVSSGPASAQVIAIATGQGKQNQPVRPQNLFLRQFVGQRSAASAILERELTASVEYHFDPEKLSKPSVPKPAAMLEPSGANLAAVLDVMQNSADRSEFEAVQKSLHDAVPSIAGIVLPPTPQQAGAKALEFILSGNGHPRATIPASLASSGSLLLTAFLTLAYTKSPGILLFEEPENGLHPSRLQMVVDILRRIGRGEVGNRKRQVIVTTHNPVLLNYATPEEVRVFVRHPEEGTRVLPMTSVPDIDRLLKEFSLGELWYLLGEEKLFQEQPA; encoded by the coding sequence ATGCTGGAGCGCATCCACGTCGAAAACTACAAATGCCTGCGCGACGTGACCGTCGATCTTGGTGACTTCACCGTCTTGATCGGACCGAACGACAGCGGTAAGAGCAGCTTTTTAGAGGTCGTACAGACATTTGGGAGACTCGCAAGGCAAGACTTTGCGGGGACTTTTGCAGGCGACCGCACGCTGGCAAACCTCGTTTGGCACAAAGACTCAAGCCGACAGATCGTTCTTGGTGTGGCAGGCATAACCTCTGAGCATCGGTTCTCTTATCAGTTGGAGGTTCCGGTCGATGGTTCTCCACAGCGAGAAAGTCTCGAGTGGGACGGGCAGCGACTGTTCTGGACGGAAGAGGTTTCTTCCGGACCGGCGTCCGCTCAAGTCATCGCCATTGCCACAGGTCAAGGTAAGCAAAACCAACCGGTCCGGCCACAGAATCTGTTTCTTCGGCAGTTTGTCGGCCAACGTAGTGCGGCGTCGGCGATCCTCGAACGCGAGTTAACAGCAAGCGTCGAGTACCATTTCGATCCGGAGAAGCTGTCGAAGCCTTCCGTTCCGAAGCCGGCGGCCATGTTGGAGCCATCGGGTGCAAATCTTGCTGCCGTACTCGACGTAATGCAAAACTCTGCTGACCGGTCAGAATTTGAGGCCGTGCAGAAGTCGTTGCACGACGCGGTTCCATCGATTGCCGGTATTGTACTACCGCCGACGCCACAGCAAGCAGGTGCGAAGGCGCTCGAGTTCATCCTTTCCGGCAATGGCCATCCGCGAGCGACAATACCGGCGTCGTTGGCGTCGAGTGGATCGTTGCTTCTTACCGCTTTTCTAACGCTCGCCTACACCAAGTCGCCGGGAATACTTCTTTTTGAGGAACCTGAAAATGGTTTGCACCCATCCCGGTTGCAGATGGTCGTCGACATCCTCCGCAGAATAGGTCGTGGTGAAGTGGGAAATCGGAAGCGGCAGGTTATCGTCACGACGCACAACCCAGTGTTGCTGAATTATGCCACGCCCGAGGAGGTGCGAGTCTTCGTCCGCCATCCCGAAGAGGGCACCCGAGTCCTTCCCATGACCAGTGTTCCCGACATTGACCGGTTGCTCAAGGAGTTCTCTTTGGGCGAGCTTTGGTATCTACTTGGCGAAGAGAAACTCTTTCAGGAACAACCAGCGTGA
- a CDS encoding endonuclease/exonuclease/phosphatase family protein yields the protein MAEERQAEQPQGYGRRLAKHAARAALAVSIVLCLAISVCYTWRLDAWAAVTVFPIWLWPLAGIVLVAAARRQMRRRHSLAVALAWCLVLAVFADHPFSLLRLRASGGRRTLRIVSLNCAGISRAVEEVAALRPDIVLLQESPGREPLAALARELFGDDGQVLSGVDTSMVARGTIAALPLPDSAASHAVIANVQLTDGTEMNVVSLRLEAPLVRIDLWSPECWREQTANRMRRRRQLEAIFGAVPTWSTGIPLIVGGDFNAPPGDAVFETLATSLHDAFAEAGRGWGNTIINAAPFLRIDQIWLSPRLRAVDVYSQKTMHSDHRMVVCDIQIQTP from the coding sequence ATGGCCGAAGAACGCCAGGCGGAGCAGCCGCAAGGATACGGTAGGCGCCTCGCCAAGCACGCCGCTCGGGCGGCGCTAGCGGTTTCCATCGTTTTGTGCTTGGCCATCAGCGTCTGCTACACGTGGCGACTCGATGCCTGGGCCGCGGTGACTGTGTTTCCAATCTGGCTCTGGCCACTGGCCGGCATCGTTCTCGTCGCCGCCGCACGACGGCAAATGCGCCGACGGCATTCGCTGGCCGTCGCACTGGCCTGGTGCCTTGTTCTGGCCGTCTTCGCAGATCATCCGTTTAGCCTGCTCCGTCTGCGAGCAAGCGGCGGCCGCCGGACGCTCAGAATCGTCTCGCTCAACTGCGCGGGGATCAGCCGAGCGGTCGAGGAAGTGGCTGCGTTGCGGCCCGACATCGTACTGCTGCAAGAGTCACCTGGCCGGGAGCCGCTCGCGGCGCTGGCACGCGAATTATTTGGCGACGACGGGCAAGTGTTGTCGGGCGTCGATACGTCGATGGTCGCGCGAGGCACGATCGCCGCGCTACCCCTGCCCGACAGCGCGGCCAGTCACGCGGTGATTGCGAACGTCCAACTGACGGACGGCACCGAGATGAACGTCGTCAGCTTGCGGTTGGAGGCCCCGCTGGTGCGGATCGACCTTTGGTCGCCGGAATGTTGGCGCGAGCAAACGGCCAACCGCATGCGGCGGCGGAGACAACTGGAAGCGATCTTCGGCGCCGTCCCTACTTGGTCCACCGGTATACCCTTGATTGTCGGTGGCGACTTCAACGCACCGCCCGGCGACGCGGTGTTCGAGACGCTCGCTACCTCGCTGCACGATGCCTTCGCCGAAGCAGGCCGAGGTTGGGGGAACACCATCATCAACGCCGCGCCCTTCTTGCGGATCGACCAGATTTGGCTCTCGCCACGGCTCCGCGCCGTCGACGTTTACAGCCAGAAGACGATGCATTCCGATCATCGAATGGTGGTGTGCGATATCCAAATCCAAACGCCGTGA